In a genomic window of Balaenoptera ricei isolate mBalRic1 chromosome 3, mBalRic1.hap2, whole genome shotgun sequence:
- the SBNO2 gene encoding protein strawberry notch homolog 2 isoform X4 codes for MPLRPGSWSPPMLAVGPTMDGEFPPHEPPPAGSVLYSPPPLQTPLCGPSVQDAMLHYPWWNSFSPTPYPAFSSESHQFMNSSFIVGQPCMDTSYGPAAATPSFPPKSSDFPQDSSYLDDLSNASIFSSSVDSLSDIADTPDFLPADSLSQVPTIWDVSTGPSAHDKLFLPSGPFTGLEDPVSSLSSTPLLVSYQSQSQPEEDDDAEEDEAEELGHAETYADYVPSKSKLGKQHPDRVVETSTLSSVPPPDITYTLALASSDSGALSALQLEAITYACQQHEVLLPGGQRAGFLIGDGAGVGKGRTVAGIILENYLRGRKKALWFSVSNDLKYDAERDLRDIAAPGIAVHALSKIKYGDNTTSEGVLFATYSALIGESQAGGQHRTRIRQILEWCGEAFNGVIVFDECHKAKNASSTKMGKAVLDLQNKLPLARVVYASATGASEPRNMIYMSRLGIWGEGTPFRTFEEFLHAIEKRGVGAMEIVAMDMKVSGMYIARQLSFSGVTFRIEEIPLAPAFEHIYNRAALLWAEALGVFQQAADWIGLESRKSLWGQFWSAHQRFFKYLCVAAKVRRLVELAREELARDKCVVIGLQSTGEARTREVLGEKEGQLDGFVSAAEGVFLSLIQKHFPSTKRKRERGPGSKRKRRPRGRGAKVPRLACDAAGVIRVSDDSSTESDGGLDSDFHSSPESLMDDDVVIVDTIGLPADDRGPLCPAPRDLHGPGVLERVDRLKQDLLAKVRTLGRELPVNTLDELIDQLGGPECVAEMTGRKGRVVSRSDGTVAFESRAEQGLSIDHVNLREKERFMSGEKLVAIISEASSSGISLQADRRVPNQRRRVHMTLELPWSADRAIQQFGRTHRSNQVSAPEYIFLISELAGERRFASIVAKRLESLGALTHGDRRATESRDLSKYNFENKYGARALSCVLTTILSQTESKVPLPQGYPGGDAVFFRDMKQGLLSVGIGGRESRSGCLDVEKADCSISKFLNRILGLEVHKQNTLFQYFSDTFDHLIAADKKEGKYDMGILDLAPGIDEIYEESQQVFLAPGHPQDGQVVFYKRGPRPEVGGGLCPVAGADGHPRRLLPLLQGPRQQAQLPAGPAEPRQALHRVQAQHRSAEPAGDLGQPVPEVPPGDSGGGQRALGEQLHLLADTLQPHHVEPALPAGAGGQGLRAGPEAATPLHAVRGPAARVGPHRRRHGRRHQQQLPADRAPQDQGQEEASWHQDPRGLRAPRPAGAAAHGRRCEAQAGARPGSPRAAARPTPARTALWPRRGPGPHVQSAGPGLPAALALRLPGPGPWPRRPAAGCPRCPG; via the exons GACTCCTCGTACCTCGATGACCTCTCTAATGCCTCCATCTTCTCCTCGTCCGTGGACTCCCTCTCGGACATCGCAGACACACCTGACTTCCTGCCCGCCGACAGCCTCAGCCAGGTGCCCACCATCTGGGACGTGAGCACTGGCCCCTCCGCCCACGACAAG CTGTTCCTGCCCAGCGGGCCGTTTACAGGCCTTGAGGACCCTGTGTCCTCTCTCTCCAGCACCCCACTTCTCGTCAGCTACCAG TCTCAGAGTCAGCCCGAGGAGGACGATGACGCCGAGGAGGATGAGGCGGAGGAGCTGGGCCACGCGGAGACCTACGCCGACTACGTGCCGTCCAAGT CCAAGCTTGGGAAGCAGCACCCGGACCGCGTGGTGGAGACCAGCACGCTGTCCAGCGTTCCGCCGCCGGACATCACCTACACCCTCGCCCTGGCCTCCTCCGACAGCGGGGCCCTTTCCGCCCTGCAGCTAGAGGCCATCACCTACGCCTGCCAG cAACACGAGGTCCTCCTCCCCGGTGggcagcgcgcgggcttccttATCGGCGATGGCGCGGGTGTGGGCAAGGGCCGCACGGTGGCCGGCATCATCCTGGAGAACTACCTGCGGGGCAGAAAGAAGGCCTTGTG GTTCAGCGTCTCCAACGATCTCAAGTACGACGCGGAGCGCGACCTGCGGGACATCGCCGCCCCTGGCATCGCGGTGCACGCGCTGAGCAAG ATCAAGTACGGCGACAACACTACCTCAGAGGGCGTCCTCTTCGCCACCTACTCCGCCCTGATCGGGGAGAGCCAGGCAGGCGGGCAGCACCGCACGCGCATCCGGCAGATCCTGGAGTGGTGCGGCGAGGCCTTCAACGGCGTG ATTGTGTTTGACGAGTGCCACAAAGCCAAGAACGCCAGCTCCACCAAGATGGGCAAGGCCGTGCTGGACCTGCAGAACAAGCTGCCCCTGGCCAGGGTGGTCTACGCCAGCGCCACAG gtgccTCTGAGCCCCGGAACATGATCTACATGAGCCGCCTGGGTATCTGGGGCGAGGGCACGCCCTTCCGGACCTTCGAGGAGTTTCTGCATGCCATCGAGAAGAG GGGTGTGGGCGCCATGGAGATCGTGGCCATGGACATGAAGGTCAGTGGCATGTACATCGCACGCCAGCTCAGCTTCTCCGGCGTCACCTTCCGCATCGAGGAGATCCCGCTGGCCCCGGCCTTCGAGCACATCTACAACCGGGCGGCCCTGCTG TGGGCCGAGGCCCTGGGCGTGTTCCAGCAGGCCGCTGACTGGATCGGCCTGGAGTCGCGCAAGTCCCTGTGGGGCCAGTTCTGGTCGGCCCACCAGCGCTTCTTCAAGTACCTATGTGTTGCCGCCAAGGTGCGCCGGCTGGTGGAGCTGGCCCGGGAGGAGCTGGCCCGGGACAAG TGCGTGGTTATTGGGCTGCAGTCCACGGGTGAGGCGCGTACCCGGGAGGTGCTGGGCGAGAAGGAGGGCCAGCTTGATGGCTTCGTGTCCGCTGCCGA AGGCGTCTTTCTGTCGCTAATTCAGAAGCACTTTCCTTCAACCAAGAGGAAGCGAGAGAGAGGACCGGGCAGTAAGCGAAAAC GGCGGCCGCGGGGCCGCGGGGCCAAGGTGCCCAGGCTGGCGTGTGACGCAGCGGGCGTGATCCGCGTCAGTGACGACAGCAGCACGGAGTCGGATGGCGGCCTGGACAGCGACTTCCACTCCTCCCCCGAGTCCCTGATGGACGACGACGTGGTCATCGTGGACACCATCGGGCTCCCGGCCGACGACCGCG GCCCCCTGTGTCCCGCACCGCGGGACCTGCACGGCCCCGGTGTCCTGGAGCGGGTGGACCGGCTGAAGCAGGACCTGCTGGCCAAGGTGCGGACGCTGGGCCGGGAGCTGCCCGTCAACACCCTGGACGAGCTCATTGACCAGCTTGGGGGTCCGGAGTGCGTGGCGGAG ATGACCGGCAGGAAGGGCCGCGTAGTGTCCAGGTCCGACGGGACAGTGGCCTTCGAGTCCCGGGCGGAGCAGGGCCTCTCCATCGACCACGTGAACCTCAGGGAGAAGGAGCGCTTCATGAGCGGAGAGAAG CTCGTGGCCATCATCTCAGAGGCCTCCAGCTCCGGCATCTCCCTCCAAGCCGACCGCCGGGTCCCCAACCAGCGGCGCAGGGTGCACATGACACTGGAGCTGCCCTGGAGCGCCGACCGGGCCATCCAGCAGTTTG GCCGGACCCACCGCTCCAACCAGGTCTCCGCGCCTGAGTACATCTTCCTTATCTCGGAGCTGGCCGGGGAGCGCAGGTTTGCCTCCATCGTGGCCAAGCGGCTGGAGAGCCTG GGGGCTCTGACCCACGGGGACCGCCGAGCCACCGAGTCCCGTGACCTGAGCAAGTACAACTTTGAGAACAAG TACGGCGCCCGGGCGCTCAGCTGCGTCCTCACCACCATCCTAAGCCAGACAGAGAGCAAGGTGCCGCTGCCCCAGGGCTACCCTGGAGGGGACGCCGTCTTCTTTCGCG ACATGAAGCAGGGGCTGCTGTCGGTCGGCATCGGCGGGCGCGAGTCCCGGTCCGGCTGCCTGGACGTGGAGAAGG CAGACTGCTCCATCAGCAAGTTCCTCAACCGCATCCTGGGGCTGGAGGTGCACAAGCAGAACACGCTCTTCCAGTACTTCTCCGACACCTTCGACCACCTCATCGCCGCCGACAAGAAGGAGGGCAAATACGACATGGGCATCCTGG ACCTGGCCCCCGGCATTGACGAGATCTACGAGGAGAGCCAGCAGGTGTTCCTGGCCCCCGGGCACCCGCAGGATGGGCAGGTGGTCTTCTATAAG CGTGGACCGCGGCCTGAAGTGGGAGGAGGCCTATGCCCGGTCGCTGGAGCTGATGGGCACCCACGACGGCTTCTACCTCTCCTACAAG GTCCGCGGCAACAAGCCCAGCTGCCTGCTGGCCCAGCAGAACCGCGGCAAGCTCTTCACCGTGTACAAGCCCAACATCGGTCGGCAGAGCCAGCTGGAGACCTTGGACAGCCTGTGCCGGAGGTTCCACCGG GTGACAGCGGAGGAGGCCAGAGAGCACTGGGAGAGCAGCTACACCTTCTCGCTGACACACTGCAGCCACACCACGTG GAACCGGCACTGCCGGCTGGTGCAGGAGGGCAAGGACTGCGCGCAGGGCCTGAGGCTGCGACACCACTACATGCTGTGCGGGGCCCTGCTGCGCGTGTGGGGCCGCATCGCCGCCGTCATGGCCGACGTCACCAGCAGCAGCTACCTGCAGATCGTGCGCCTCAAGACCAAGGACAAGAAGAAGCAAGTTG GCATCAAGATCCCCGAGGCTTGCGTGCGCCGCGTCCTGCAGGAGCTGCAGCTCATGGACGCCGATGTGAAGCGCAAGCAGGCGCGCGCCCGGGGTCTCCCCGCGCTGCCGCCCGCCCCACGCCCGCTCGCACTGCCCTGTGGCCCCGGCGAGGTCCTGGACCTCACGTACAGTCCGCCGGCCCAGGCCTTCCCGCCGCCCTCGCCCTTCGCCTTCCCGGCCCCGGCCCCTGGCCCCGGCGGCCTGCTGCTGGGTGCCCCCGATGCCCCGGCTGA